The following DNA comes from bacterium.
TCGGTATCCTTTTGTATCGGAAAGGGTTGAGCGTGAAGGTGTGGATTCCGTCCTTGAAAATGGACCGCAAGTTGTGGCGGGCCGTGCTCCTCGCCCTTTTGGCGGCGGCTGTGTTGCTGCCAAGCCGAGGGGTGGCGCGCTTTACGGGCCCCATCGCCCGGCTGATGGCCATTCGCCATGCCCACTATGCGGGTCAGGATTTCTCCCGCCTCGTTTTTGATGTGGAAGGCGCCGGAAAGCTCAGCTTTCTTCCCGCAGAGGTAAAGGGGAATACCGTGGTCCTCCGTTTCGAGGGGGCCGACGCCGACCTCTCGCTTCTGCGTTGCCGGACGCCCGGCCGAAGGGTGGCGCGACTGGAGGAAAACGCCTCCGGGTCGCTCTTGTGCCTGATCGAAGGGGAACTCATCGAGTCAATCGAGATCCGCCGTGTGCCGGAAAATGCGCTTCTCCTTATCATCCATGTCCCCTCGGTGCCGGCCCGGATGCTCGCCTACCGGCGGGAGACTCTGCGGGGAACCCTCCGTCGGCCGGAGGCGGCCGGGAAAATGCGCCACGTCATCGATCTGAGTCCCATGGGGTCTGGTGCGGCTCCCCGAGGCAAATGGACGGCCCTCCCGCACTTTCCGCCTCCCGCTCTTGCCCGCGGAGGAGACCCCCCCCCTCATGCGGGCCGTCTCGGTTGCGGGGGATGGCGGTGTGTGGGCGCGCCGCAACGGCAACGGGCACCATCCCGGCGGCGACCAAAGCGAAAAGGATTTTCTCCGGCATGTTTCCACCTCCTTGCCCATCATTCCGAAGCGGGTACCACTCGGGACCGCCCCCTCGGCCAATGGGAACTCCGCTGCGGATGCGCCCTCCTTCGCGGGGAAGAAAGAACTGAAAACGGCGCGTCAACGGGGAGGGGTTACCCAGCTCAGCGAGAATGGGAGCGCGTCGGACATTGATCTCTCCGATCCGCCGCCCATACGGAAAAAACCCGAGCCCCTCTTTCTGCCGGGAATGGTCAATCCACTCACCAGCGCTATGCAGGGCAACACTCAGCTTGCCGCGGTGCAGACGGCCAAGACAGCCACAGAACTTTGGCTTCCGCGCATCATCGGCCATGACCTGCCGGAGATCGGAGGCGGTCTTCCCGATTGGATGAAGCGCATCGAGTTCGAATGGGACGTCACCGAGGGAGAAAAGTCCCGCTTGGCCCTCTGGACGGTCCAGCCGCTCCTGCAGAGCGAGAAACAGACGGACACCCTGTTTACCCAGCTCCAGCTCGGCAATATCTCCGGCCTCGGAGGCGGGGACATGACGCTCAACGCCGGTCTTGGCTACCGCAGGCTCCTGGCCGAGAACACCGCCCTCGCGGGGGTGAACATTTTTTACGATGTCGCCACAGAGAACGACCACCGGCGCCTCGGTTACGGCGGCGAACTCAAGTGGAACGCCTTCGATTTCCGGTCAAACTTCTATGTCCCCCTCTCTGATCGCCACTCGATTGGAAACGGCATCCTCGAGGAGGCGCTCGCGGGGCACGATTTCGAGATCACCTCCCAGATTCCCTATCTTCCCTGGGCCCGGGTGCACGTCGCCTGGTTCTTCTGGAACGCCAAGGAGTCAAGAAACATCACGGGCAGCCGCTACACGCTCGAGCTGGACGCGCATCCCAACTTGCAGGTCGAGTTCGGCCTCCAGGACGACAACCGGACCGACAAGACCTTCTTCGCGCAATTCCGTTTTCGGTTCGCCTCCGAGAAGATTCCGGCGGCGACCCGCTCCCGCGGCTTCGACACGGTGGCGTTCCGCCCCCGCGACATGCGCGACCAGACGCTCCACCGCGTGCGGCGGACCAACACCATCGTCGTCGAGCGGCTTTCCACCGTCCTCAGCGGCGGCGGCATCGTCATCACGCGCGGGAACTAGCGGAGCTTGGGGCGGATGCGGGAAGACATGATTTTTGCCAGGAGCAAGAAAATGGCCCGCAAGGGGACGGGGAGGGAAGGCATCGGCGGGCGTCGCCTTATCGCGGCGGCGGCGTTCGTGCTTTTCACGGCACTCGTCCCCGCCGCCGCCCAGGCCGCCCTCGGCACCGGCGCCGCCACCCAGTTCCTCATCACCGTCAACGCCGTGGCCCTTTGCACCAATGCCACCTGCACCCAGAAGGCCGAGCTCGGCCGCGGCACCAAGACGTTTGATATCGCCTCGGTCGCCGTCGGCAGCGCGGTGGGCTCGTTCTCGCAGGTCAACAACCTGGTGAAGAACGTCACCTACACCCATGTCCAGGTGGAGATCGGCCGCTCCTACACGCTGACCGGCTCGGTCGCCTTCGGCGCGGACACCTGCTTTACGGACGCCAGCGCGCCGTCGGGCTCGACGACCATCCCCAGCAGGGGCAAGCACAACTCCGCGCCGGCGACTCCCCAAACCCTCTTTTTGCCTGATGCCGGGGCTTTTGGAGGCAACCCCACGCAGGCCGCCTACGACGCCGCCGGCGTCGCGTTGCTCGGCCCGGCCACCGCGGCCGCCGTCCTCCCCTTGACCCAACCCTTCACCGCGGTGGACAAGGCCCCGACCATTTCCGTCGCCTTCAACACCCAGAGCGCCCTGGGCGCCTTCTTTACGGCCCCTTCCACATGTTTCATGTTTGTCGAGGCTCCGAGCGTCACCATCTCCATTACGACCCCCTAGTCAATTATCGGGGGGAGAGCCGTCAGCTATCGGGGCAGGAGCCGCCAGCGGGAAGTCTGCATGCGTAAACCCACCGGGAGATAAAATTCGGAGGAGGGATTTTCGGTGATGGAAAGCCGTGGCAGCAAGCGCAGCTTCATGTGGTTTCGCGTGGAGGAAGGGCAAAGAGGCCTGGAGAGTCCGCCCTTGCGGGTGGCGGTGTCCGACGTGACGGATGCTCCTGTCGTCCCGGAGGATTTCGGCACGGGCGGCTTCCGCTTCACCGCGGGAAAGCCCGCCGTGCCGGGCGATCCGGTTGAGGTTTCCGTGCGCGTGGGGGAGTCGTCTCTGGAAGTCTGTAAGGGGAACGTCATTTGGCGCCAGGAGTGCGCGGGGGCGGGCTGGACCACTGGCGTTGCCGTGCAGATGAGCGATGACCAAAGAGATCGGCTCTCTTCCCATCTGACGAAATTTCTGGCGGAAAAGAGAATTCAACAAATCGAGGAAGACTGAAATATCTCTTTGCCTTTGGGCGAGAGGCAGGCGTTTTGCCATCAAACGTGTTTTCTCTTGATCCGGCGGGCAGGCTTTCCACTTTATCTTCCAATCTGAAAATTCCTGTTTTTCCTGCGAACTCACGCGGCTCAATTTTATCAATTTCTTCCCATAAGTCGGCTGTCGCTGCCGGAAATAATGATTGAATGGATATATAGTATCAGTAAATGTCCGATGCGATATCGCTGTTTCAATCCGGGCCATGTCTCATCGTTCGCGCAGGAATTTGCGCTGGGGGAAGAAGTGATGAATGAACCGCCCATTGGCAGTGTCGTCCGCAAAAAGGAAAGAGGAAACGTCTGGGTCGTGGAAGACGAGGAAGACGTCCGCCATCTTCTCGGGGAGCAGCTCGAGTCGCGGGGCTACCGGGCCACGCTTTTGCGCGACGGGTATGAATTTTTGGAGATGGTGAAGGCGAAGTCGCTTCCCCTTCCCGATTCGATCATCTGCGACTGGCACTTGGAGCCACGGGACCAGAAACTTCCCCGCATAGACGCCCCGGCCGTTTTGCGCATGGCCGAGCATCACTTTCCCAAAACCCCGGTGATAGTCATCACCGGCTGGCATAAGAGTCTCGATGATCTCCACAAAGTGATGCTCTGCGGTGCCCGGGCCTTTTTGACCAAACCATATACGCTTGAGGAGCTTCTCGATAAGCTCTCCGCCGTGACCCGGGCAAAAGCGCCGCCCCAAAACAGGCCCCGGCCGGTGTCGAAGCAGGAGGCTGTCCGGATAGAGCCGAAACTTGTCCAGAAGGGAAGGGATGTCCCCGCGGGGAACGGGCGCACCGCCGAAGGAGCGGGCCGAAATCTCCCGGCCCCAAAGGTGGGCGCGACCAACGGGGTACCGTCTCCGGCGGCATCGGCATCCGAAATCGAACCCCGGCACCTCCCGCCGGCGGAAGAGCTCCTGGAGGAGGAT
Coding sequences within:
- a CDS encoding inverse autotransporter beta domain-containing protein, with the protein product MRAVSVAGDGGVWARRNGNGHHPGGDQSEKDFLRHVSTSLPIIPKRVPLGTAPSANGNSAADAPSFAGKKELKTARQRGGVTQLSENGSASDIDLSDPPPIRKKPEPLFLPGMVNPLTSAMQGNTQLAAVQTAKTATELWLPRIIGHDLPEIGGGLPDWMKRIEFEWDVTEGEKSRLALWTVQPLLQSEKQTDTLFTQLQLGNISGLGGGDMTLNAGLGYRRLLAENTALAGVNIFYDVATENDHRRLGYGGELKWNAFDFRSNFYVPLSDRHSIGNGILEEALAGHDFEITSQIPYLPWARVHVAWFFWNAKESRNITGSRYTLELDAHPNLQVEFGLQDDNRTDKTFFAQFRFRFASEKIPAATRSRGFDTVAFRPRDMRDQTLHRVRRTNTIVVERLSTVLSGGGIVITRGN
- a CDS encoding response regulator, yielding MNEPPIGSVVRKKERGNVWVVEDEEDVRHLLGEQLESRGYRATLLRDGYEFLEMVKAKSLPLPDSIICDWHLEPRDQKLPRIDAPAVLRMAEHHFPKTPVIVITGWHKSLDDLHKVMLCGARAFLTKPYTLEELLDKLSAVTRAKAPPQNRPRPVSKQEAVRIEPKLVQKGRDVPAGNGRTAEGAGRNLPAPKVGATNGVPSPAASASEIEPRHLPPAEELLEEDVVRDYAVSFEDLITDFEEGLLVLESHFENGQLEDFAGAFEVAQRGYRALHTLKGNAGFLKAYHSQKLIHRLEDILGDVRTHLGSLNAALVRRLIDHFLVGKDVLTGICSFMQTHRRESGYETTPAYGLYERLLSDIDTLGKEFQKVGSGAKEEAGTFDDMF